A part of Alphaproteobacteria bacterium genomic DNA contains:
- the mobA gene encoding molybdenum cofactor guanylyltransferase MobA, with protein sequence MPETTAPIVGVLLAGGLSRRMGGGDKCFHELAGRPLLAHAIDRARPQVATLVLNANGDAGRFAAYELPFVADSIPDFAGPLAGVLAALEWTQTNFAQAEFVASFPSDTPFFPEDLVARLHQAVRDGGADTACARSGGRTHPVFGLWPLRLAGALRAAMVDEGLRRIDSWTARYRHLLVDYPDQPRDPFFNINSPADAEAARALVT encoded by the coding sequence ATGCCTGAGACCACGGCACCCATCGTCGGCGTGTTGCTGGCCGGTGGCCTGTCGCGGCGCATGGGCGGCGGCGACAAGTGCTTTCACGAGCTGGCCGGCCGGCCGCTGCTGGCCCATGCCATCGACCGGGCCCGGCCCCAGGTGGCCACCCTGGTGCTCAACGCCAACGGCGACGCCGGACGCTTCGCCGCCTATGAGCTGCCCTTCGTAGCCGACAGCATCCCCGATTTTGCCGGCCCCCTGGCCGGCGTGCTGGCGGCCCTGGAATGGACCCAGACCAATTTCGCCCAGGCCGAATTCGTGGCCAGTTTTCCCAGCGATACGCCGTTCTTCCCGGAAGACTTGGTGGCGCGCCTGCACCAGGCCGTGCGCGATGGCGGCGCCGACACCGCCTGCGCCCGTTCCGGTGGCCGCACGCACCCGGTGTTCGGACTCTGGCCGCTACGCCTGGCCGGGGCCTTGCGAGCCGCCATGGTCGACGAGGGTCTGCGCCGCATCGATAGCTGGACGGCGCGCTACCGGCACCTGCTGGTCGACTATCCCGACCAGCCCCGGGATCCTTTCTTCAACATCAACAGCCCGGCCGATGCCGAAGCCGCCCGTGCCCTCGTCACATAG